In one Arenibacter antarcticus genomic region, the following are encoded:
- a CDS encoding TolC family protein produces MKRIIILICVLFVSAFAKAQDLENLIEEALTNNPEIQKFDYLYQIASEKVNEVNSLPNTDFNFGVMAIAPEMDMPMEQFNASVMQMLPWFGTISARKNYATSMADAQFVEVTIAKRKLVLSVSQFYYLLYEIRAKQEILDKNIALLETYERLALTSLEVGKASAVDVLRLQIRQNELKQEKDVLMEQNKGIQAAMNSLMNREYDLEVSVVSTLEIPEDDNFFSYESLSINPELLKYNKLYQSVEQAELLNQKESGPMVGVGVQYINQENSPMITSSYKDMVMPMVSLSIPIFNNKYKSQTKQNELRKQEIQSQKEELLNVLTADLSKAISQRNQSRIKFTTQDKNLKQAEYAEEILIKNYETGTINFNNVLDVQELQLKFQMAQIETVKLYYVQSSLINYLTNQ; encoded by the coding sequence ATGAAACGTATAATAATTTTAATCTGTGTGTTGTTTGTTTCAGCTTTCGCAAAGGCACAAGATCTAGAGAACCTTATTGAGGAAGCATTGACCAATAATCCAGAGATTCAAAAGTTTGATTATCTGTATCAGATCGCTTCCGAAAAAGTAAATGAAGTGAACAGCTTGCCAAATACTGATTTTAATTTCGGGGTTATGGCCATAGCTCCTGAAATGGATATGCCTATGGAGCAATTTAATGCATCTGTAATGCAAATGCTACCGTGGTTTGGAACCATATCGGCAAGGAAGAATTATGCCACCTCAATGGCAGATGCCCAATTTGTTGAAGTTACCATTGCCAAGCGAAAGCTTGTGCTTTCCGTTTCCCAATTCTATTATCTGCTCTATGAAATAAGAGCCAAGCAGGAAATACTTGACAAGAACATAGCGCTTTTGGAAACCTATGAACGCCTTGCACTCACCTCCTTGGAAGTGGGCAAGGCTTCGGCAGTGGATGTATTGCGATTACAGATCAGACAGAACGAGCTAAAACAGGAGAAAGATGTTTTAATGGAGCAAAACAAAGGCATACAGGCCGCGATGAACAGTTTAATGAATCGGGAATATGATTTAGAGGTATCAGTGGTTTCTACTCTGGAAATTCCGGAAGACGACAATTTCTTTAGCTACGAGAGCCTGTCTATAAACCCAGAGTTGCTTAAATATAACAAGCTCTATCAATCGGTTGAACAGGCCGAGTTGCTAAACCAAAAGGAAAGTGGTCCGATGGTAGGGGTTGGGGTGCAATATATCAATCAAGAAAATAGCCCTATGATAACCAGTTCCTATAAAGATATGGTTATGCCCATGGTCTCCTTATCCATCCCCATTTTTAACAATAAATATAAATCCCAAACCAAACAAAATGAATTGCGAAAGCAAGAGATACAATCCCAGAAAGAGGAACTCCTGAATGTACTGACAGCGGATCTATCAAAAGCCATATCTCAACGTAATCAGTCGCGGATTAAATTCACTACACAGGACAAGAACCTGAAACAAGCTGAATATGCCGAAGAAATCCTTATCAAGAACTATGAAACGGGAACTATTAATTTCAATAACGTCCTGGACGTTCAGGAGTTGCAATTGAAGTTTCAAATGGCACAGATCGAGACCGTAAAGCTGTATTACGTCCAGTCCTCTCTTATCAATTATTTAACGAATCAATAA
- a CDS encoding efflux RND transporter permease subunit — MLNKSIKFLIENKLIAVLLLVLFVGWGVINAPFEWNTGPLPRNPVAVDAIPDIGENQQIVFTKWDGRSPQDIEDQITYPLTTSLLGIPGVKTIRSSSMFGFSSIYIIFEEDIEFYWSRSRILEKLNSLPAGLLPDAVNPALGPDATGLGQIYWYTLEGRDENGNVTGGWDLHELRSIQDFYVKYALSSASGVSEVASIGGYVLEYQVDVNPELMKQYKIGLDDVVKAVKQSNKDVGAQTIEINQAEYLIRGLGYVKSIADLENAVVTSENFTSIRLKDIAKVSHGPATRRGILDKEGAEVVGGVVVARYGANPMEVINNVKEKINELSSGLPSKVLSDGRTSQLTVVPFYDRTELIQETLGTLDEALSLEILITIFVIIIMVFNLRASVLISGLLPVAVLMVFISMKLFNVDANIVALSGIAIAIGTMVDVGVILTENVLRHIDENDDDVPMNTVVYNATAEVSGAILTAVMTTIISFIPVFTMIGAEGKLFRPLAFTKTAALTASLIVALFLIPPFAAYLFKKRSLKTSFRYMLNGAMIIVGVLAVIFGYPLGLILVAFGVVGFLSLKEKITPKRANDVNIFVSAFAIIFLLAEYWRPLGVDRSFFINLIFVGLICFGLLGVFTLFRNYYVRILNWALRNKLLFLSVPTAIVIFGVLIMRNTGKEFMPSLNEGSFLLMPTSMPHSGVEENKRVLQQLDMAVASLPEIETVVGKSGRTESALDPAPLSMYENIIQYKSEYIQNEKRKRQRFKVNEDGLFVLKDGSLVSNPNNEIGEENANYDTSKLKDPFSVSSAQLIPDDDGEYFRNWRPEIKSPDDIWKEIVRVTKLPGVTSAPKLQPIETRLVMLQTGMRAPMGIKVKGQDLKEIEAFGLQLEGILKQSEGVKNEAVFADRIVGKPYLLLDIDRDRLARYGITVAQVQQVIQVSIGGMVLTQTVEGRERYGIRVRYPRELRANPNDLKDIYVPVEKGSPVPLSELVTIRYEQGPQVIKSEDTFLVGYVLFDKIDGFAEVDVVENAQALIQGKIDSGELIVPKGINYQFTGTYENQLRAEKTLSLVVPLALAIIFLILYFQFRSVATSLMVFTGIAVAFAGGFLMIWFYGQDWFLNFNFFGENLRDLFQMHTINLSVAVWVGFIALFGIATDDGVVMATYLTQTFDRNTPETKQEIRAAVVEAGEKRIRPCLMTTATTILALLPVLTSTGRGSDIMIPMAIPSFGGMLIALMTLFVVPVLYSWRAEVKLKNAAK; from the coding sequence ATGCTAAATAAAAGCATCAAATTTCTCATAGAGAATAAACTTATTGCCGTATTACTACTTGTTTTGTTTGTAGGGTGGGGAGTCATAAATGCGCCTTTTGAATGGAATACAGGTCCATTGCCACGTAACCCTGTAGCCGTAGATGCCATCCCTGATATTGGTGAGAACCAACAAATTGTATTTACGAAATGGGATGGCCGTTCTCCACAAGATATTGAGGACCAAATTACCTATCCGTTAACCACATCGCTTTTAGGAATCCCGGGAGTTAAGACCATACGTAGTTCTTCTATGTTCGGTTTTTCAAGTATCTACATCATTTTTGAAGAGGATATCGAATTCTACTGGAGCCGAAGCCGAATACTGGAGAAGTTAAATTCACTCCCAGCAGGACTACTACCTGATGCAGTGAATCCGGCACTAGGACCGGATGCTACTGGACTTGGCCAAATATATTGGTACACGCTCGAAGGCCGGGATGAAAACGGAAACGTAACAGGGGGATGGGATTTACATGAATTGAGAAGTATCCAAGATTTCTACGTGAAATATGCACTGTCTTCGGCAAGCGGTGTATCTGAAGTGGCCTCTATTGGGGGTTACGTTTTGGAATACCAAGTGGATGTCAACCCAGAGTTGATGAAACAGTACAAAATCGGATTAGATGATGTTGTAAAAGCAGTTAAACAAAGTAATAAGGATGTAGGTGCCCAAACCATAGAAATTAATCAGGCGGAATATTTGATACGTGGCCTGGGGTATGTTAAATCCATTGCCGACCTGGAAAATGCTGTGGTAACATCAGAAAATTTCACCTCTATACGCTTAAAGGACATTGCAAAAGTTTCTCATGGACCCGCTACAAGAAGAGGAATTTTAGATAAAGAAGGGGCAGAAGTTGTAGGTGGTGTTGTGGTCGCGCGTTATGGTGCCAACCCAATGGAGGTCATTAACAACGTGAAGGAGAAAATAAACGAGCTAAGTTCAGGCCTACCTTCTAAAGTTTTGAGTGATGGTAGAACGTCCCAGCTTACCGTGGTTCCCTTTTATGACAGAACAGAACTCATTCAAGAAACATTGGGAACGTTGGACGAGGCACTATCATTGGAGATTTTAATCACCATTTTCGTAATCATTATAATGGTATTCAATTTAAGGGCTTCGGTGTTAATATCCGGTCTCTTACCAGTAGCGGTATTGATGGTTTTTATTTCCATGAAACTGTTTAATGTAGATGCCAATATTGTTGCGCTATCCGGTATTGCGATTGCTATTGGTACCATGGTTGATGTGGGTGTTATTCTTACGGAAAATGTGCTGCGGCATATCGATGAAAACGACGATGATGTACCCATGAATACCGTTGTGTACAATGCAACCGCTGAAGTTTCCGGGGCTATATTGACAGCGGTAATGACCACTATTATAAGTTTCATTCCGGTATTTACCATGATCGGTGCAGAAGGTAAATTGTTTAGGCCGTTGGCATTTACTAAAACAGCAGCCCTAACCGCATCCCTGATCGTGGCCTTATTTTTAATACCCCCGTTTGCAGCCTATTTGTTTAAAAAGCGCAGCTTAAAGACTTCCTTTCGTTATATGCTTAATGGAGCAATGATAATCGTAGGTGTGTTGGCTGTTATTTTTGGATACCCTCTTGGATTAATATTAGTGGCATTTGGTGTAGTAGGCTTCCTATCGTTAAAGGAAAAGATTACCCCAAAACGTGCCAATGACGTTAACATATTTGTGTCTGCCTTTGCCATTATATTTTTATTGGCAGAATACTGGAGGCCCTTGGGAGTAGATCGAAGCTTCTTTATAAATTTAATTTTCGTAGGTCTCATCTGTTTTGGTCTTCTTGGAGTGTTTACACTTTTTAGAAACTATTATGTGCGAATTTTAAATTGGGCATTGCGCAATAAATTGTTATTTCTTTCCGTACCCACAGCCATAGTAATTTTTGGTGTGTTGATTATGCGTAATACCGGTAAGGAATTTATGCCATCCCTGAATGAAGGCTCTTTTCTGTTGATGCCGACTTCCATGCCGCATTCTGGCGTTGAAGAAAACAAACGGGTATTGCAACAATTGGATATGGCAGTTGCTAGCCTTCCTGAGATTGAAACAGTTGTTGGTAAATCCGGTCGTACGGAATCGGCACTGGATCCAGCACCCTTGTCGATGTATGAAAACATAATCCAATACAAATCAGAATACATTCAAAATGAGAAAAGGAAAAGACAGCGATTTAAAGTAAATGAAGATGGATTATTTGTTCTCAAGGATGGAAGTTTGGTTTCAAATCCAAATAATGAAATAGGGGAGGAGAATGCTAATTACGATACATCTAAATTAAAGGACCCATTTTCTGTGAGCAGTGCACAACTTATTCCAGATGATGATGGGGAATACTTTAGAAACTGGCGGCCAGAGATAAAATCCCCAGATGATATTTGGAAGGAAATTGTTAGAGTCACAAAGCTTCCCGGGGTTACCTCGGCGCCTAAATTACAACCTATTGAAACACGATTGGTGATGTTGCAAACAGGGATGCGGGCTCCTATGGGTATTAAGGTGAAAGGGCAAGATTTAAAGGAGATAGAAGCCTTTGGACTGCAGTTGGAGGGCATATTAAAACAATCGGAAGGTGTTAAGAATGAAGCGGTCTTTGCTGATCGTATTGTAGGGAAACCTTATCTGTTGTTGGATATTGACAGAGACCGACTTGCCCGATATGGAATTACCGTAGCGCAGGTGCAACAAGTTATACAAGTGTCCATTGGAGGAATGGTGCTTACACAGACGGTAGAAGGTAGGGAGCGTTATGGTATTCGAGTTCGCTATCCAAGGGAATTGCGCGCAAACCCAAATGATCTGAAGGATATTTATGTTCCCGTAGAAAAGGGGAGTCCGGTCCCCTTAAGTGAGCTTGTTACTATTAGATATGAGCAAGGGCCGCAAGTCATAAAGAGTGAGGATACTTTCCTGGTGGGGTATGTTCTTTTTGATAAAATTGATGGTTTTGCCGAAGTAGATGTGGTGGAGAATGCGCAAGCGCTTATCCAGGGAAAAATCGATTCAGGAGAACTGATTGTGCCTAAAGGGATTAACTATCAGTTCACGGGAACCTATGAAAATCAATTACGAGCGGAGAAAACCTTATCGCTTGTGGTGCCTTTGGCCTTGGCAATCATTTTCTTGATCTTGTATTTCCAATTCCGATCGGTAGCCACATCCTTAATGGTTTTTACAGGGATAGCAGTTGCCTTTGCAGGAGGATTTTTGATGATCTGGTTTTACGGGCAGGACTGGTTCCTAAACTTTAACTTCTTTGGAGAGAATTTACGGGACTTATTTCAAATGCACACCATTAATTTAAGTGTCGCCGTTTGGGTTGGTTTTATTGCTTTGTTCGGTATTGCAACAGATGATGGTGTGGTAATGGCAACCTACCTGACCCAAACCTTTGATAGAAATACGCCCGAAACAAAACAGGAAATAAGAGCCGCTGTAGTTGAGGCTGGAGAAAAACGTATTCGTCCTTGTTTAATGACCACGGCAACAACCATATTGGCGCTATTGCCGGTTTTAACGTCCACAGGGCGTGGAAGTGATATTATGATTCCTATGGCAATTCCAAGTTTTGGAGGTATGCTTATAGCATTGATGACCCTATTTGTGGTTCCGGTATTGTATAGCTGGAGAGCCGAAGTTAAACTTAAAAACGCAGCAAAATGA
- a CDS encoding HYC_CC_PP family protein, giving the protein MKKVFHKIASFSLALVVLLSTVSFTVDSHYCGGILVDSSLFGHVETCGMEVHQQLPSSECDISIKDCCSDEEVIVEGQDTLKTSFDRLDKDQQLFATAFIYTYLNLFDGLDTSIVPFRDYAPPFLITDIQKLHETYLI; this is encoded by the coding sequence ATGAAAAAGGTTTTTCATAAAATAGCATCGTTTAGTCTAGCACTTGTTGTGTTACTGTCAACTGTTTCGTTTACTGTTGATAGTCATTACTGTGGTGGTATTTTAGTGGATTCCTCCTTATTTGGGCACGTTGAAACCTGTGGCATGGAAGTCCATCAGCAATTACCGTCATCAGAGTGTGACATTTCAATAAAAGATTGCTGTAGTGATGAAGAAGTGATTGTTGAAGGACAAGACACTTTAAAAACATCGTTTGATAGGTTAGATAAAGACCAACAGTTATTTGCCACTGCTTTTATCTACACTTATTTAAATCTCTTCGATGGTCTGGATACCAGCATCGTTCCATTTAGAGATTATGCACCTCCGTTTCTGATAACGGATATACAAAAGCTTCACGAGACGTATTTAATTTGA
- a CDS encoding HYC_CC_PP family protein has product MKSTFTRITTFLLAVFILFSTFSFTVDMHFCSNRLVDMAIFSSAESCKDIAQNKDNTSKQCTSIQEKDCCDNQTFVKEGDDTFKKSNTIIGVETLVFLNTFFYSHINRFEGLEEDAVSFQAYRPPLLSSDIIILNETFLI; this is encoded by the coding sequence GTGAAATCAACTTTTACTAGAATAACGACCTTTTTATTAGCAGTTTTCATACTGTTTTCTACCTTTTCTTTTACGGTAGATATGCACTTTTGCAGTAATAGATTAGTGGACATGGCTATTTTTAGTAGCGCAGAATCCTGTAAGGACATTGCTCAAAATAAAGATAATACTTCCAAGCAATGCACTTCTATACAAGAAAAAGATTGTTGCGATAATCAGACTTTTGTAAAGGAAGGAGACGATACTTTCAAAAAGTCAAATACTATTATAGGGGTTGAAACTCTTGTATTCTTAAACACCTTTTTTTATTCTCATATCAATCGTTTTGAAGGGTTAGAGGAAGACGCAGTTTCATTTCAAGCCTATAGGCCGCCTCTATTATCTTCTGATATAATAATTCTGAACGAGACCTTCTTAATTTGA
- a CDS encoding AraC family transcriptional regulator, protein MSKPKEFWIKNMVCNRCLKVIKQELQELGVLVLSLELGRLLVEAPNKTKDEIVNIITTVLHANDFEIVQNENDMLVERIKIILIGELQELPLQIKVKTSELLASTLHKDYKALSKLFSANEQTTIEKYFIKLKIEKVKELIQLKQYSFSDIGYLLDYSSVNHLSRQFKEVIGVCMTDYKNTENWKRNFYDEII, encoded by the coding sequence ATGAGCAAGCCAAAAGAATTTTGGATTAAGAATATGGTCTGTAATCGCTGCCTAAAAGTAATTAAGCAAGAACTACAGGAACTTGGGGTGTTGGTACTTTCATTAGAATTGGGAAGATTGTTAGTTGAAGCTCCGAATAAAACAAAAGATGAAATTGTGAATATAATAACAACTGTTCTTCACGCAAATGATTTTGAAATAGTTCAGAACGAAAACGATATGCTAGTAGAAAGAATCAAAATTATTCTAATAGGAGAATTGCAAGAATTACCCTTGCAGATTAAGGTGAAAACATCTGAGCTATTAGCATCAACTCTTCACAAGGATTACAAGGCTTTAAGTAAATTATTTTCTGCTAATGAACAAACAACTATTGAAAAATACTTCATCAAATTGAAGATCGAAAAAGTTAAAGAGCTCATTCAGCTTAAACAATATTCCTTTTCAGATATAGGATACTTATTGGACTACAGCAGTGTCAACCATTTGTCCAGGCAATTTAAAGAAGTAATAGGAGTGTGTATGACCGATTATAAAAACACAGAAAATTGGAAACGAAATTTTTACGATGAAATTATATAG
- a CDS encoding heavy-metal-associated domain-containing protein: MTKHTYRINGISCGGCVTRVKKTLEAHPDIEKAEIFLNPKGKTIISMKEKLSVKELQKQLNQIEGYTITEII; this comes from the coding sequence ATGACGAAACATACATATAGAATAAACGGAATAAGCTGTGGTGGATGTGTAACACGGGTCAAAAAAACCTTGGAAGCACACCCGGACATTGAGAAAGCAGAAATCTTTTTGAACCCTAAAGGCAAGACAATCATCAGTATGAAAGAGAAACTTTCGGTAAAGGAATTACAGAAGCAACTCAACCAAATTGAGGGCTATACAATTACAGAGATAATTTAA
- a CDS encoding SHOCT domain-containing protein has protein sequence MFYYNGFFWGMHLVWWSIWLVLLGWVFFAPTSTSSTETKEYDSVTMLKIRFAKGEISKTEYEQSKKLLKSEK, from the coding sequence ATGTTCTATTACAATGGTTTTTTTTGGGGAATGCACCTTGTTTGGTGGTCAATTTGGTTAGTACTACTAGGCTGGGTCTTCTTTGCACCTACCAGTACGTCCTCCACTGAAACAAAGGAATACGATTCAGTTACAATGCTGAAAATCCGGTTTGCAAAGGGTGAGATTTCCAAGACGGAATATGAGCAATCGAAGAAGCTTTTAAAATCGGAAAAATAA
- a CDS encoding SHOCT domain-containing protein, producing MHYLSDHFGGMHFVWWIIWFIFLTWIFFVPYDIPYQKSKNEDPLVILKKRFAKGEITKEEYEDSKKTLESIN from the coding sequence ATGCATTATTTAAGCGATCACTTTGGCGGTATGCACTTTGTATGGTGGATCATTTGGTTCATCTTCTTAACATGGATATTTTTTGTTCCATATGACATCCCTTACCAAAAATCAAAAAATGAAGACCCGCTCGTAATTCTCAAAAAAAGATTTGCTAAAGGGGAGATTACCAAAGAGGAATATGAAGATTCCAAGAAAACCTTAGAATCAATTAATTAA
- a CDS encoding DUF5676 family membrane protein: MNRINVKKFGFAFGLTGALIYLGCMIVMTTTGQAGTILFFNSLLHGLDATSIIRMDVPILEAFFGIIQTFILGWLIGACIAAFYNVQIKTKRT; this comes from the coding sequence ATGAATCGTATCAACGTAAAAAAATTCGGATTTGCTTTTGGCCTAACAGGTGCCTTAATTTATCTAGGCTGTATGATTGTAATGACTACAACCGGTCAAGCGGGTACAATATTATTTTTCAACAGCCTATTACACGGGTTGGATGCTACCAGTATTATAAGAATGGATGTACCGATATTGGAAGCATTCTTTGGAATTATTCAAACTTTCATCCTAGGGTGGCTTATTGGGGCTTGTATAGCGGCCTTTTACAACGTACAAATTAAAACCAAAAGAACATGA
- a CDS encoding type II glyceraldehyde-3-phosphate dehydrogenase, translating to MKNIAIIGYGVIGKRVADAINLQDDMKLEGVCDVISDWRIQNAVRKEYNIYAATAEAEIEMNASGISVKGNMKDLLDKVDLVVDCTPKKIAAQNVKIYKEKGIKFIVQGGEKHETTGHSFSAENNYQSAINIDATRVVSCNTTSILRTLTALKRADLLDYARGTLLRRATDPWESHLGGIMNTMVPEKDIPSHQGPDAKSVDPDLDVITTAIKVPQTLSHMHYWNVKLKKQATKEEVLNAFKTSTRIKLIHYDQGLVSNNTIKEMFLDMGRPWGDMYEVALWEDMLKVVGDELFYAYVVDNQAIVIPETIDAIRALTGIETDAHKSISKTNESLGIH from the coding sequence ATGAAAAATATAGCAATTATAGGATATGGCGTCATTGGAAAAAGGGTGGCCGATGCCATTAATCTACAAGACGACATGAAGCTTGAGGGAGTGTGCGATGTCATTAGCGATTGGCGCATACAGAACGCCGTACGAAAAGAGTATAATATTTATGCGGCAACCGCCGAAGCTGAAATAGAAATGAATGCTTCCGGTATTTCGGTAAAGGGTAATATGAAGGATCTTTTGGATAAAGTGGACCTTGTGGTCGATTGTACCCCAAAAAAAATAGCGGCTCAAAATGTAAAAATCTATAAGGAAAAAGGCATCAAATTTATTGTCCAAGGAGGCGAAAAACACGAAACCACTGGTCATTCCTTTAGTGCCGAAAATAATTATCAGTCGGCTATAAATATCGATGCTACAAGGGTTGTTTCCTGTAACACCACCTCCATCTTAAGAACATTGACTGCTTTAAAAAGGGCCGATTTATTGGATTATGCCAGAGGAACACTATTAAGAAGAGCTACAGATCCTTGGGAAAGCCATTTAGGTGGTATTATGAATACGATGGTTCCCGAAAAAGATATTCCGAGCCATCAAGGTCCTGATGCTAAAAGTGTTGATCCCGATTTAGATGTTATCACTACCGCAATAAAGGTACCTCAGACCTTAAGCCATATGCACTACTGGAACGTGAAATTGAAAAAACAGGCCACCAAGGAAGAAGTGCTTAATGCTTTTAAAACTTCTACACGGATTAAGTTAATTCATTATGACCAAGGTTTGGTTTCCAACAATACTATTAAAGAAATGTTCTTAGATATGGGAAGACCTTGGGGCGATATGTATGAAGTAGCTCTCTGGGAAGATATGCTGAAAGTGGTGGGCGATGAGCTTTTTTATGCTTATGTGGTAGATAACCAGGCGATTGTAATCCCAGAGACCATAGATGCCATTCGGGCACTTACCGGAATAGAAACCGATGCTCATAAGTCTATTTCTAAAACCAATGAAAGTTTAGGAATCCATTAA
- a CDS encoding class I fructose-bisphosphate aldolase, with protein MKTDINITELLGEKASYYIDHVCEKITKDELHIPSNNSLEKVFGNSNRNPQVLRSLSQLYNHGNLGGTGYLSILPVDQGIEHSAALSFYKNPDYFDPENIIKLAIGAGCNGVASTFGVLGLHARKYAHKIPFIVKINHNELLSYPNTYDQTLFGKVREAWNMGAVAIGATIYFGSKESKRQIMEIAAAFAEAHSLGMATILWCYTRNEAFKTAKEDYHSAADVTGQANHLGVTIQADIIKQKLPTNNFGFKKIGFGKYDDDMYETLTTDHPIDLCRLQVANCYMGKIGLINSGGASKGESDLTEAVTTAVINKRAGGSGLILGRKAFQKPLSKGIELLQSVQKVYLENNITVA; from the coding sequence TTGAAAACAGATATAAACATTACAGAGTTATTAGGGGAAAAGGCATCCTATTATATAGATCACGTTTGTGAAAAAATAACGAAAGATGAATTGCATATCCCCAGCAATAACAGTCTTGAGAAAGTATTTGGCAATAGCAACAGAAATCCGCAAGTACTACGAAGCCTTTCACAATTGTATAACCACGGAAATCTAGGTGGTACCGGCTACTTGAGTATTCTACCCGTAGACCAAGGTATTGAGCATAGTGCCGCATTGTCCTTCTACAAGAACCCTGATTATTTTGATCCTGAGAATATTATAAAATTAGCCATTGGTGCTGGCTGTAACGGGGTGGCATCTACTTTTGGGGTTTTGGGCCTCCATGCCCGTAAATATGCTCATAAAATCCCGTTCATTGTCAAGATAAACCATAATGAACTCCTATCCTACCCCAATACCTATGACCAAACCTTGTTCGGAAAGGTTAGGGAAGCATGGAACATGGGTGCTGTCGCCATCGGGGCCACAATCTATTTTGGATCCAAGGAAAGCAAAAGACAGATAATGGAAATCGCGGCGGCATTTGCCGAAGCTCATAGCCTCGGAATGGCAACGATTTTGTGGTGTTACACCCGTAACGAGGCATTTAAAACTGCTAAAGAAGATTATCACTCAGCTGCCGATGTAACAGGGCAAGCCAACCACTTGGGGGTTACCATTCAAGCAGATATTATCAAACAGAAACTGCCAACAAACAATTTCGGATTTAAAAAAATAGGATTTGGAAAATATGATGATGACATGTATGAAACGCTTACCACAGACCATCCCATTGATCTATGCAGGTTACAGGTAGCCAATTGTTATATGGGAAAAATAGGATTGATCAATTCAGGAGGGGCCTCCAAAGGCGAATCGGATTTGACCGAAGCTGTGACAACTGCGGTCATCAATAAGCGCGCCGGAGGTTCTGGTCTGATTTTAGGGAGGAAGGCATTTCAAAAACCACTTAGTAAGGGAATAGAATTATTGCAAAGCGTGCAAAAGGTATATCTGGAAAATAATATTACGGTGGCCTAA
- a CDS encoding universal stress protein, translated as MKNILVPTDFSDNCNKAADLGIEMAKLYDAEIHFFHLIHTPVDWVKLDKLKEKKYPDTLKQIGAAKSKLRELEKKAEKHGLKCQTFLEYKVEIRNILRHSGHFDHDFIITGSSGTRGIVRELQGSNVEEIVRKADVPVIVVKDQEISFPFKDIVFVSDFIQDVSEAFKHVISIAEKCGAHIHLLRVNTLADFNSIEQGLNPIREFLKKFPELDRYSMNVYNESSVETGINNFLDYKNADLIAMCTSGRTGFLSLFSKSIAEGVTNHSELPVMTIKV; from the coding sequence ATGAAAAATATTCTTGTACCTACGGATTTCTCTGACAATTGTAATAAAGCCGCTGATTTGGGTATTGAAATGGCCAAACTTTACGATGCGGAAATCCATTTCTTTCACTTAATACACACACCTGTAGACTGGGTGAAATTAGATAAACTGAAGGAAAAAAAGTATCCAGATACCTTGAAACAAATAGGTGCAGCCAAATCCAAATTGCGAGAATTGGAAAAAAAAGCGGAAAAGCATGGTCTTAAGTGCCAGACTTTTTTGGAGTATAAGGTCGAAATCCGCAATATTTTAAGACATTCTGGTCATTTCGATCATGATTTTATTATAACTGGGAGTAGTGGCACCAGAGGTATCGTACGCGAACTCCAAGGCAGCAATGTTGAAGAAATTGTGAGAAAGGCGGATGTCCCGGTAATTGTGGTCAAGGACCAAGAAATATCCTTTCCTTTCAAAGACATCGTTTTTGTTTCAGATTTTATTCAAGATGTGAGTGAAGCATTTAAACACGTTATTTCGATCGCTGAAAAATGTGGAGCGCATATCCATTTATTGAGGGTGAATACTCTGGCCGATTTCAACAGTATTGAACAAGGTTTAAACCCCATTAGGGAGTTCCTTAAAAAATTCCCTGAGTTGGATAGGTACTCAATGAATGTTTATAATGAGTCTTCCGTAGAAACAGGTATAAATAATTTCTTAGACTACAAGAATGCAGATTTGATCGCGATGTGTACTAGTGGACGTACAGGGTTTTTAAGCCTATTCTCAAAAAGTATCGCTGAAGGTGTAACCAATCATTCCGAATTACCGGTGATGACCATTAAAGTATAA